GTTAGATGGTAATCGTTTTTCTAAACCAAACACTCGAAACGGAATATTTATTTTGGAGTACTCCTCCATATTTTTTAGATATTTTTTTAACGTCGGTACTAATCCTAAATCATCTAAAACCATCGGACGTAAATCATAAATAATCCGACGAACTTCTGTTAAAGACGCACGAATCATTTCTTTCAAATCACCAAGTTCTGTTAACGCCTCCTCTAACCGATTGTTTTCGGATAAACGAAAAATCAAATCAGAACGCATTAAAACGTTTGCAAGCATTTGTGCGGGGCCGTCGTGAATCTCACGTGAAATGCGCCTGCGTTCGTCTTCTTGGGCTTGAATGATTCGTAAACCAAATTCTTGTTTCTCCCTTGCATTTTCAAGCAATTCATTCAAAGAACGTAAATCACCTGTCAAATAATGAATCACTACATTAAATTTAGACATCAAAAACTCTGCACGCTGAATAACGTCATACAATGACAACAATCTTCTTTCTAATTCGTCTCGTCTTGTTCGCAATAACGCTTCTTGTTGACGAAAAACCGACAGTTGCATTTGATCGTTGCTTGCTTTTTCGTAAGCACGTTTTACTTCTTCTTCTGAATATTGATTAAAATTTTGGCTTACTTCTACAAGATGTCTTCGAGAAAGTTGTACTTTTCTTTCCATTTCATCATATTGGTAAATAACCTCAGCAACCTTTTTCTTCACATTTTCTAATTCTTCTTTTATCTTTTCATATTCTGTCTGAGATACTTCACCAATTTCAAAAATTTCATTCTTACTGTCGTTTACAGTATCTAACATATTGTTTAAAATAGAGTCGAGTGTTTTTACATCTAATTGTTTAGAAGCCATAAAAAGATTCCTCCGATTTTAACTTTATCGAATTGGCCATTTATCCTACTAGTACCGGAATACCTATTTTTGTGATAAATTCATGCAAAAAGATAGTATAAATACAATGCCTAACTCCTTTATTGCAGTAGAATTTTTTGTGACTTTTTCACTATTATGAAACAATAAAAAAACCATCATTAAAAACCAAGGAGGTATTCATGCTTACTTCATATTATACCGTAAAACCGTTCGGAATACATGAAATTAACATACAAAAATCACGATTTATTGCACATATTAAACGTGTGGAGACAGAAGAAGAAGCACAATCCTTTATTTCTAAAATAAAAAAAGAACATTGGAATGCGACACATAACTGTTCATGCTATATGATAGGAGAACATAACCAAGTACAAAAAGCAAATGATGATGGAGAACCAGCAGGAACAGCAGGAGTTCCGATGTTAGAAGTATTAAAAAAACGCAGACTAAAAAATACAGCCGTCGTCGTAACTAGATATTTCGGCGGAGTGAAACTTGGAGTAGGAGGGCTTATACGTGCCTATAGTCAGGTAACTTCCGAAGGAATCAATGCGACAGGAATTGTCAGAAAAGACTTAATGCGAACTATTTCTACTACGATTGACTATACATTATTAGGAAAAGTAGAAAACGAACTACGCCATTCTCACTACAAATTAAAACACATCGACTACCTTGCAAACGTCACTGTCCACACCTATGTTAAAGTCGATGAAGAACAAAACTATGTCGAATGGATGACTGAATTAACAAACGGACAAGGTCAAATAACCATGAATGAAG
The genomic region above belongs to Massilibacterium senegalense and contains:
- a CDS encoding sensor histidine kinase — its product is MASKQLDVKTLDSILNNMLDTVNDSKNEIFEIGEVSQTEYEKIKEELENVKKKVAEVIYQYDEMERKVQLSRRHLVEVSQNFNQYSEEEVKRAYEKASNDQMQLSVFRQQEALLRTRRDELERRLLSLYDVIQRAEFLMSKFNVVIHYLTGDLRSLNELLENAREKQEFGLRIIQAQEDERRRISREIHDGPAQMLANVLMRSDLIFRLSENNRLEEALTELGDLKEMIRASLTEVRRIIYDLRPMVLDDLGLVPTLKKYLKNMEEYSKINIPFRVFGLEKRLPSNMEVALFRLTQEAVQNAIKHSKANQITVKIEFHRNLIHLIVQDDGIGFDTEEKKEGSFGLLGMRERIELLNGDIAISSQSKEGTIITMQIPLNEEEQ
- a CDS encoding YigZ family protein; this translates as MLTSYYTVKPFGIHEINIQKSRFIAHIKRVETEEEAQSFISKIKKEHWNATHNCSCYMIGEHNQVQKANDDGEPAGTAGVPMLEVLKKRRLKNTAVVVTRYFGGVKLGVGGLIRAYSQVTSEGINATGIVRKDLMRTISTTIDYTLLGKVENELRHSHYKLKHIDYLANVTVHTYVKVDEEQNYVEWMTELTNGQGQITMNEVEYLEEEI